TAAAACACTTGATACAGTTTGATTTATAATTCTTTAATAGGCGGTCCTATACGGGCCGCCTTTCCTTATATTGTGTTCAGGTGTATGACAACTTTTCTTGCGCAAGAGAGGATGTTTTGAAAACGAATAGAATCAAGCTGGTCGTGCTTTCCGCGACCGTTGCCGCCGGTGTTTCGACGGCCTTTGCAGCCAATGCCTACATAAACCAGGTGGGTTACCGCCCTTCCGACCCCAAGCAGTTCTCGCTGGTGGGCGCCTCGGGCAATGTCGAAATCGTGAACGCGTCTGGCCAGACGGCCCTTTCCGTGACTCCGGGGGCAGCATCTTACTGGGATGCGAGCGGGCAGAATGTTCAGCTCGTGGATTTTTCCGAACTCAAGACCGCAGGCAAGTATTCCATCAAGGTGGGCGGACAGGTACTCCGCCAGGATTTGGTGGTCAAGGATAACACGTTCGAGGACGTGCTCAAGGCTGCCGCCAAGTGGTTCTACTACCAGCGCGCATCGATGGCTCTCGAGAGTCAGTATGCTGGCAAGTGGAGCCGTGCCGCGGGGCACACGAATTCTACGGTGGAACTCCATAACTCCGCCGGTTCGGGCTCTATCCAGTCTACCAAGGGCTGGTACGATGCGGGCGACTACGGCCGCTATATCGTGAACTCGGGCATTACCACCTACACGCTCCTCTCGCTTTACGAGCATTTCCCGAATTACTTCAAGAGCCTCAAGTGGAATATCCCTGCGGAGGGTAGCCTCCCGGACCTGCTTGCCGAAATCAAGTGGAACCTGGACTGGATGCTTACCATGCAGGCGAATGACGGCAGTGTGTACCACAAGCTTACGTCTCTCGGGTTCCCGGGCGACGTGATGCCTGCGCAGGACAACCTGAAGCTTTACGTTATCGGCAAGAGCGCCGAGGCCGCTTTTGACTTTGCGGGCGTGATGGCTGTTGCCGCCCGCGTGTACAAGCCGTTCGATTCGAACTACGCAAACAAGTGCCTGGAGGCGGCGAAGAAGGCCTATGCCTGGGGCTCGAACAACATGAACGTGCACTTCACGGCAAACCCGTCCGATGTGTCGACCGGTGCCTATGAAGGCAATAATGCGAGCGACGAGAAACTTTTCGCCGGCACGGAACTTGCCATTACGACAAACGACGGGTCGTACAAGCAGTCGGGTACCACGGAGTATATCTCCTACTGGGGCGACATGAAGGGAATTGCCACCTACGGCAAGGCGACTCACGCGTCTGTTTTTAGTGATGCGGGCGAGGCCAAGCAGAAAATCCTTTCAACCGCCGACGGATTCGTGAACCGCACTAAGTCCGGTTTTGGCGTGGTGATGGCGAAGGACGATTTTGTGTGGGGTTCAAACGCCGTGGCCTCCAATCAGGGGGTATGGCTCTTGCATGCCTACTACCTCACCGGCGACGAGAAGTATTATGCCGCAGCGCTCAAGGTGCTCGATTACCTGCTCGGCAAGAACCCGCTCGACATGTCTTTTGTGACGGGTTATGGCACCAAGTCTCCGATGATGCCGCACCACCGCCCGAGTACTTCGGATAACGTAACTGAACCTATTCCGGGAATGCTCGTGGGTGGCCCGCAGCCCGGTGGCGAGGATGTCGGCTCCGCTGCAGAATGGAAGTGCGCCGACTACAGGACAGGTCAGGCTGCGACCGCTTACACCGACCAGCGCTGCAGTTATGCAACGAACGAGGTCGCTATCAACTGGAATGCCCCGCTTGCCTACTTGGCGGGCGCTCTCGAGGCGATAAACGCGGGCTTCGCTCCCGACTTTGCCGCTGCAGGAGTCGCAAGGAAAAATGTGACGGCGCAGTCTTCGTCCAGTTCCGCCCCGCAGGGCTCTAGTTCTTCTAGCGCGGTGCCTGCTTCGAGTTCTTCGCAGTGGCAGCCGCCGCAGTCCAGCTCGTCGCAGTGGAACCCGTGGAATCCGGCCAGTTCCAGCGCGACTACCGCAATTCGCGAGGTTGTGCCTGCCGCAATGCAGGGCGATGCAACACCGCGCCTCCGCGTGAAGGATTTCAAGCTTGTCGTCGAGAAAAACGGCAAACGCTATGACCTCCGCGGCAACAGGCTGCACTAAACCATATTGTCATTGCGAGGGGCATCGCCCCGCGGCAATCTCCAACCCGCATTGTCATCCCCGACCTGGTCGGGGATCTTTGTTTTTTACTACATTGTCCTGTAATGGAATCCATTTTCTCCAACGTCGTGATGTTCATCCTGGGCCTCCTTGCGCTCAGTTTCCTCGTGACTATTCACGAGCTGGGCCACTTCCTGGTCGCCAAGTGGAATAACGTCAAGGTGAATACGTTCAGCGTCGGTTTCGGCAAGAAACTCATCCGTATCAAAAGGGGCGAGACGGAATACTGCATTTCGGCTATCCCGTTCGGTGGCTACGTGGCCATGGCGGGGGAAAATCCCGACACGCTCGAGGAGGGCGAAGTTCCCGACGAACGCGATTTCGTGGCGAAGTCCGTGGGTGCGCGCGCCGCGATTGCGTTTGCGGGGCCGTTCATCAACATCGTGTTCGCGTTTGCGCTCCTGATGGTCCTCTACATGGTGGGCGTGCAGGAACCTGCGACAAACGAGCTCATCGTGGGCTTTGTTGCGAAGGATTCTCCGGCGCTCGCCGCGGGCATACAGCCGGGCGATACCATTACCGAGATGAACGGCAAGCCCACGCAGGGCTGGGACGATTTCCGCGAGCAGATTGGCGTGAGCCTCGGGGCGAATGTCCCTCTCACGGTACATCGCGGTGGCGAACCGCTCACCATTACCGTCGTTCCCGAAGAACTCGTGATTCCCGCGCAGGATTCCACCGGTTCCGAAATCAAGATGGGCATTGGCGATATCGGTATCTACCCGCGCAACCGCGTCATCGTGCGCCTCCCGCCTGTTGAAGGTTCCGCCGCGGCTACGGCCGGCATCCAGCAGAACGACACGATTTTTGAAATCAACGGTGAA
This genomic interval from Fibrobacter sp. UWR3 contains the following:
- a CDS encoding glycoside hydrolase family 9 protein, with the protein product MKTNRIKLVVLSATVAAGVSTAFAANAYINQVGYRPSDPKQFSLVGASGNVEIVNASGQTALSVTPGAASYWDASGQNVQLVDFSELKTAGKYSIKVGGQVLRQDLVVKDNTFEDVLKAAAKWFYYQRASMALESQYAGKWSRAAGHTNSTVELHNSAGSGSIQSTKGWYDAGDYGRYIVNSGITTYTLLSLYEHFPNYFKSLKWNIPAEGSLPDLLAEIKWNLDWMLTMQANDGSVYHKLTSLGFPGDVMPAQDNLKLYVIGKSAEAAFDFAGVMAVAARVYKPFDSNYANKCLEAAKKAYAWGSNNMNVHFTANPSDVSTGAYEGNNASDEKLFAGTELAITTNDGSYKQSGTTEYISYWGDMKGIATYGKATHASVFSDAGEAKQKILSTADGFVNRTKSGFGVVMAKDDFVWGSNAVASNQGVWLLHAYYLTGDEKYYAAALKVLDYLLGKNPLDMSFVTGYGTKSPMMPHHRPSTSDNVTEPIPGMLVGGPQPGGEDVGSAAEWKCADYRTGQAATAYTDQRCSYATNEVAINWNAPLAYLAGALEAINAGFAPDFAAAGVARKNVTAQSSSSSAPQGSSSSSAVPASSSSQWQPPQSSSSQWNPWNPASSSATTAIREVVPAAMQGDATPRLRVKDFKLVVEKNGKRYDLRGNRLH
- the rseP gene encoding RIP metalloprotease RseP; the encoded protein is MESIFSNVVMFILGLLALSFLVTIHELGHFLVAKWNNVKVNTFSVGFGKKLIRIKRGETEYCISAIPFGGYVAMAGENPDTLEEGEVPDERDFVAKSVGARAAIAFAGPFINIVFAFALLMVLYMVGVQEPATNELIVGFVAKDSPALAAGIQPGDTITEMNGKPTQGWDDFREQIGVSLGANVPLTVHRGGEPLTITVVPEELVIPAQDSTGSEIKMGIGDIGIYPRNRVIVRLPPVEGSAAATAGIQQNDTIFEINGEHISRYEEVVRIIDGSKGETVNVTVIRDGDTLTKPLTPVYNEEYKRYMVGIQMGYVLFRETKIVRRGPVEAFTKTCATSWKMTTSIFRYFKRMFQGQVKVDAFSGPVSIVAVMGNVWMSGFQEFLMLLALISINLGVMNLLPLAITDGGLLMFLGIEKLRGKPLSTKTQSIIQNVAAAFFISFFVFITILDFGKLSLFLK